A stretch of the Notamacropus eugenii isolate mMacEug1 chromosome 2, mMacEug1.pri_v2, whole genome shotgun sequence genome encodes the following:
- the LOC140529956 gene encoding guanylate-binding protein 7-like isoform X5, whose product MASTVPMEAPICLVENSNGELIVNQQGLQILTSITKPVVVVAIVGMYRTGKSYLMNKLAGKNKGFSLGSTVQSHTKGIWMWCVPHPIKSDHTLVLLDTEGLGDVEKGDSKNDSWIFALAILLSSTFVYNSMNTINHQALEQMQYVKELTELIKVKSSPNVVGEDSAEFVGFFPDFVWTVRDFTLELELDGRPITPDEYLENALKLSKGEHPKIHMANLPRECIRKFFPKRKCFTFDRPTNNRSILAHLEDVQESQLEPAFKDQAENFCSYIFSNAKPKTLSGGIMVNGNRLGKLLETYVKTISRGDIPCLENAVLALAQTENSAAVQKATNHYVEQMKLRVDFPTETLQDLLNLHTDCEKEAISIFMKHSFKDDTNKFKKELVENLESKKDDFICQNEEESTKYCQSKLENLSQTLILAISQGTYSVPGGYQLYRKEREKIMNDYHQLPRKGVKADEVLQKFLQSLAMTEEAILQTDQALTEQEKALEVEQVKREAAEKEKKLLEQQQMEMQQKMEAQQRSYEENIKQLKQKMEEDRKQILKEQEAILDHKLKEQKRLMEEGFHAKAKEMEKQMKDLQEKFDAENNKSQFSSFLDHFSNVLMIVLPGAGKLLGLAMKVLSKVVP is encoded by the exons GCTTCTCCCTTGGCTCTACTGTGCAGTCTCACACAAAGGGCATCTGGATGTGGTGCGTCCCTCACCCCATAAAATCTGACCATACCTTAGTTCTGCTTGATACTGAGGGCCTTGGAGATGTGGAAAAG GGTGACTCCAAGAATGACTCCTGGATCTTTGCCCTGGCCATCCTGCTCAGCAGCACTTTTGTCTACAACAGCATGAATACCATCAACCACCAGGCCTTGGAACAGATGCA ATATGTGAAAGAGCTGACAGAGCTAATTAAGGTCAAATCCTCACCTAATGTTGTTGGAGAAGACTCAGCAGAGTTTGTGGGCTTCTTCCCAGACTTTGTGTGGACTGTGCGAGATTTTACATTGGAGCTTGAGCTAGATGGCCGTCCCATCACCCCAGATGAGTACCTGGAAAATGCCTTGAAACTCAGTAAAG GTGAGCATCCCAAAATTCACATGGCCAACCTTCCTCGAGAATGCATCAGAAAATTCTTTCCAAAACGGAAGTGTTTTACGTTTGACCGTCCAACAAATAATAGGTCAATCTTAGCCCATCTTGAAGATGTCCAAGAAAGCCAGCTGGAGCCTGCATTCAAGGATCAGGCAGAAAACTTCTGCTCCTACATCTTTTCCAATGCAAAACCCAAGACCCTTAGTGGGGGAATCATGGTCAATGGGAATC GGTTGGGAAAGCTGCTGGAGACCTATGTGAAGACAATCTCCAGGGGAGACATTCCCTGCCTTGAGAATGCAGTGTTGGCATTGGCTCAGACTGAGAACTCAGCGGCTGTGCAAAAAGCTACCAACCATTATGTAGAACAGATGAAGCTAAGGGTGGACTTCCCCACAGAAACCCTCCAGGACCTGCTAAACCTACATACAGACTGTGAGAAAGAAGCCATCTCAATTTTCATGAAGCATTCTTTCAAGGATGACACAAATAAGTTCAAGAAGGAACTGGTG GAAAACTTAGAATCCAAGAAGGATGATTTCATTTGTCAAAATGAGGAAGAATCAACCAAATATTGCCAGTCTAAGCTTGAGAACCTCTCACAGACCCTGATTTTAGCCATTTCTCAAGGCACATACTCTGTGCCAGGGGGTTACCAGCTctacaggaaagaaagagagaaaataatgaacGATTATCACCAACTTCCCAGGAAAGGGGTAAAG GCAGATGAGGTCCTCCAAAAGTTTCTACAGTCACTAGCAATGACAGAAGAAGCCATCCTGCAGACAGATCAAGCTCTCACTGAACAAGAGAAGGCCTTGGAAG TTGAACAGGTGAAAAGAGAAGCAGCTGAGAAGGAGAAGAAGTTGTTGGAACAGCAACAAATGGAAATGCAGCAGAAAATGGAAGCTCAGCAGAGAAGTTATGAAGAAAACATCAAACAACTGAAACAGAAGATGGAGGAAGATAGGAAACAGATCCTTAAAGAACAGGAGGCGATTCTGGATCATAAGCTAAAG GAACAAAAGAGGCTGATGGAGGAAGGGTTTCATGCAAAagctaaagaaatggaaaaacagatGAAGGACCTACAAGAAAAGTTTGATGCTGAGAATAATAAGTCCCAGTTTTCCTCGTTTTTGGATCACTTTAGCAATGTATTGATGATTGTGTTACCTGGTGCAGGAAAACTCCTTGGTTTGGCGATGAAGGTATTGAGCAAAGTGGTGCCATAA